A DNA window from Prochlorococcus marinus XMU1406 contains the following coding sequences:
- a CDS encoding carbamoyltransferase family protein, translating into MDKYILGISCFYHDSAASLILNGEIVAAVQEERFSRKKHDARFPKNAIRYCLKSQNIGLRDIEFIVYYEKPLLTFERLLETYLGAAPRGIRSFIAAMQVWLKEKLFLKSQLKKELESLNREFCPQKKFSIPNLLFSEHHYSHAAAAFYPSPFEDAAILCMDGVGEWATTSAWIGESNKINSLWEISFPHSLGLLYSAFTYYCGFKVNSGEYKLMGLAPYGKPKYSKLIKDHLIEIKQDGSFKLNISYFKYHRGFEMTSKKFHKLFGAKPRQKEEELNQFHMDLASSIQEVTEEIVIKLAKSLKKETNKKNLCLAGGVALNCVANGKLLKEKIFENIWIQPASGDAGSSIGAALIAWHQHLDQPREVKENDSMKGTYLGCEFSNNEITKYLNEINAPFKSLKDKDLFLLLADLLNKGKVIGWFNGPMEFGPRALGGRSIIGDPRNQNMQSVMNLKIKYRESFRPFAPSILEEDLSTQFELNQKSPYMLLVSPVKKDLCKEMTSEQKKLFGIEKLNIPRSSIPAVTHIDFSARIQTVSEKTNPRYYQLINAFKQKTGCPSVVNTSFNVRGEPIVCTPQDAYRCFMRTEMDVLVLQNQILLKSEQKTKGNNENWQQEFELD; encoded by the coding sequence ATGGATAAATATATATTAGGTATTTCTTGCTTTTATCATGATAGTGCAGCTTCATTAATTCTGAATGGCGAAATAGTTGCTGCTGTACAAGAAGAAAGATTTTCTAGAAAAAAGCATGATGCAAGATTTCCTAAAAATGCCATAAGATATTGTCTGAAATCTCAGAATATTGGCCTTCGCGATATTGAATTTATTGTTTATTATGAAAAACCTCTTCTAACCTTTGAGCGCTTGTTAGAAACTTATCTTGGAGCGGCGCCAAGAGGTATAAGGTCATTTATAGCTGCTATGCAAGTATGGTTAAAAGAAAAATTATTTTTAAAATCTCAATTAAAAAAAGAGCTTGAATCTTTAAATAGAGAATTTTGCCCTCAAAAAAAGTTTTCTATTCCAAATCTTCTATTTTCAGAACATCATTACTCACACGCTGCTGCTGCATTTTATCCAAGTCCCTTTGAAGATGCAGCAATACTTTGCATGGATGGAGTGGGAGAGTGGGCTACAACATCTGCTTGGATTGGTGAAAGTAATAAAATCAATTCCCTTTGGGAAATCAGTTTTCCTCACTCTCTTGGTCTTCTTTATTCAGCCTTCACTTATTACTGCGGATTTAAAGTAAATTCTGGAGAATATAAATTAATGGGTTTAGCTCCTTATGGAAAACCAAAATATTCAAAACTTATAAAAGATCATCTAATTGAGATTAAACAAGATGGATCTTTTAAATTAAACATAAGTTACTTTAAATATCACCGTGGATTTGAAATGACAAGTAAAAAATTTCATAAATTATTTGGAGCAAAACCAAGACAAAAAGAGGAGGAATTAAATCAATTTCACATGGACTTAGCTTCTTCAATTCAAGAAGTAACAGAGGAAATAGTTATAAAACTAGCAAAATCTTTAAAAAAAGAAACGAATAAAAAAAATCTTTGCCTCGCTGGTGGAGTTGCTCTCAATTGTGTAGCTAATGGCAAGTTACTGAAAGAAAAAATATTTGAAAATATTTGGATTCAGCCAGCAAGTGGGGATGCAGGGTCTTCTATCGGTGCAGCTCTTATTGCGTGGCATCAACATTTAGATCAGCCGCGAGAAGTAAAAGAAAATGACTCCATGAAAGGTACATATCTAGGATGTGAATTTTCAAATAATGAAATCACAAAATATTTAAATGAGATTAATGCACCTTTTAAATCATTAAAGGATAAAGATTTATTTTTATTACTTGCAGATTTACTAAATAAAGGGAAAGTTATTGGTTGGTTTAATGGTCCTATGGAGTTCGGGCCAAGAGCCTTAGGTGGGAGGTCTATCATTGGAGATCCTCGCAACCAAAATATGCAAAGTGTGATGAACTTAAAAATAAAGTATAGAGAAAGTTTTCGTCCATTTGCGCCCTCAATTCTTGAAGAAGATCTTTCAACTCAATTTGAACTAAATCAAAAAAGTCCTTACATGTTATTAGTTTCACCGGTTAAAAAAGATTTATGCAAAGAGATGACATCAGAACAAAAAAAACTTTTTGGAATAGAAAAATTGAACATACCAAGATCATCGATTCCTGCAGTAACACATATAGATTTCTCAGCAAGAATACAAACTGTCAGCGAAAAAACAAATCCCCGTTACTATCAATTAATTAATGCCTTTAAGCAAAAAACAGGATGTCCTTCAGTTGTTAATACATCATTTAATGTTAGAGGAGAGCCAATTGTTTGTACGCCTCAAGATGCTTATAGATGTTTTATGAGAACAGAGATGGATGTACTTGTTCTCCAAAATCAAATTTTATTAAAATCTGAACAAAAAACTAAAGGTAATAATGAAAACTGGCAACAGGAGTTTGAATTAGATTAA
- the psbZ gene encoding photosystem II reaction center protein PsbZ gives MQAVNFFFVNALLFASLIAVVGVPVLYVTQPSTEEGQRESRRKIYSIAAVWIVLVFVTGIVSSLV, from the coding sequence ATGCAGGCTGTTAACTTTTTCTTCGTAAATGCTCTATTATTCGCTTCTTTAATAGCGGTAGTAGGAGTACCTGTTTTATATGTGACTCAACCTTCTACTGAAGAAGGACAAAGAGAAAGTCGGAGAAAAATTTACTCCATCGCTGCTGTTTGGATTGTTTTGGTTTTTGTTACGGGAATTGTTTCTTCATTAGTTTGA
- the ribH gene encoding 6,7-dimethyl-8-ribityllumazine synthase, with the protein MSIFEGTFTNASTLKVGIVIARFNDLITNKILSGCLDCLKRHGLDTSELSNQVDIVWVPGSFELPIAAKTLMKNKTYDVVIALGAVIRGETSHYDVVISEASKGISKVANENNVPIIFGVLTTDTMQQALERAGIKNNLGWNYALQAIEMGSLIKNLN; encoded by the coding sequence ATGTCTATTTTTGAGGGTACTTTTACTAATGCATCTACTTTAAAAGTAGGGATTGTAATAGCAAGATTTAATGATTTAATTACAAACAAAATTCTATCTGGTTGTCTTGATTGTCTTAAAAGACATGGTTTAGATACTTCTGAATTAAGTAATCAAGTAGATATAGTATGGGTTCCGGGTTCATTTGAATTACCAATTGCAGCAAAAACGCTCATGAAAAACAAGACTTATGATGTTGTAATTGCTCTTGGAGCTGTTATCCGTGGTGAAACTTCTCACTATGATGTAGTTATATCTGAGGCTAGCAAAGGTATTTCAAAAGTTGCAAACGAAAATAATGTTCCAATTATTTTTGGAGTTTTAACTACCGATACTATGCAGCAGGCCCTAGAAAGAGCTGGGATTAAGAATAATCTTGGTTGGAATTATGCTTTGCAAGCAATTGAGATGGGATCTTTAATTAAAAATTTAAATTAG
- a CDS encoding DUF5989 family protein — translation MKDFLELINDIWDFLKVRKKYWLAPLIITLILMGALIIFTQGSVVAPFIYSIF, via the coding sequence ATGAAAGACTTTTTAGAACTAATAAATGATATTTGGGATTTTTTAAAGGTTCGAAAAAAATACTGGTTAGCTCCTCTAATCATTACTCTTATTCTGATGGGGGCACTCATTATTTTTACTCAAGGATCAGTTGTAGCTCCTTTTATATATTCCATTTTCTAA
- a CDS encoding SxtJ family membrane protein: MNNLSKKQLRNFGYLIGFGIPLIIGWFIPIIWGHSFRFWTIWVGIISILLAIFKPGLLDYPYRFWMKIGHVLGWINSRIILGIVFIFILQPIAMIMKLTGYDPLQKKRGKKSYKEYKTNRKCNLTKIF; encoded by the coding sequence ATGAATAATTTAAGCAAAAAACAACTCCGTAACTTTGGATATCTAATTGGGTTTGGAATTCCCCTTATCATAGGATGGTTTATCCCAATAATTTGGGGCCATAGCTTTAGATTCTGGACCATATGGGTTGGAATAATATCAATACTTCTAGCTATTTTTAAGCCAGGCTTATTAGATTATCCATATAGATTTTGGATGAAGATAGGTCATGTTTTAGGATGGATAAATAGTCGTATTATTCTTGGAATAGTTTTCATATTTATATTGCAACCTATAGCAATGATTATGAAGCTAACAGGTTATGATCCTCTTCAAAAAAAGAGAGGCAAAAAATCATACAAAGAATATAAAACAAATCGCAAATGCAACCTTACAAAAATTTTTTAA